CTACAAGCTATGCCAAAGGTAAACAGAGAACAGTCGAAAGAGACATGGCAAGAAGTTGAAACTGCACTAGCCCTTCGCCATATTGTTTCAGTTAGGCTGTAAAGGACCTCCCTGGCCTTGCTCTTGTTCTCTTCAGATGGCAATAGCATGTTTTAATCTGATTATTAACATGTCTCTTCTGTTCAGATGGCAATAGCATGTTTTAATCTGATTATTAACATGTCTCTTCTGTTCAGATGGCAATAGCATGTTTTAATCTGATTACTAAcacgtctctcctctctcccccctttagTAGAACCACTGCTTGCAACGGCAATGCCTGTGGCACTGTCCTCCACCTGGCCATTACAAAAGCAACATTCTAGCCAACATTCCTTTCTTCTGTTCTACCAAAGATGTCTTCCTGTTTTGCTGGGACCTGTGTGCTTGCTCTGTGAGGTTTTAAAGGGAATTCCACTCTCCTTTAAGGCCTTAAGCATGCATGGAATGTACTTTCACTGTCTGTTTAAACTATGTGCAATTGATCTAGATAGCATCAAAATACATGAAGGACACAGATTTCATACTAGGAGCTAAGCGCAACCACCTTATGACTCAgagctctctctatctatgtcaAATATTTGCAGTGAATAAACACCACTCCACTTGTGCAACATACAGCACACTATACAAACCCAAATAAAACACAGGTAATATGACCAAAGAAAGTCCaagatgacaactgacagtggCAGAGCTCATAAATTGGCTGAATTTCCAGAGGACAATGACCACATACCACGATACAGAGACATCAGTGTACAAGACTGTTTCGCAGTCCTGGATGCGGAGCTACTGCAGACTGAGTAACAGATACACGCAGCTAGTGGGAGGACATTGTGCTCAGCTGCTATCCTGTGGACTGTACTTCTTGATGACACCTCCTGCAGCTGAGCTTGTTTAACATGTTATGACCTGTACATACATCTGAATGAATGTGAGTGAAGATGAATAATTGCCTGCTCATAACATTTGAACCATGCCAAGAATACCTTGCTATTATATTTGAACCATGACAAAACCTGGCTTCAAATGACTTCCCTCTACATTTCAACCATGACAATTCTTTATAACAACACAATTGCTAGTAAAAACAGATTACAAGATTAAGTCCTCAAGAGGTAAATGATTTTCGCATGGCAAGGAAAGCATGATGgaaaaatctaaacaactaAAATGTATAAAATGGATGGAATACCACTTACATATAACTACGGTCATTGGACGTTTCTATTTGTTAATATTAATTTCCATTCAAGTTAATGTATGGGTCATTTCAGTAAAAGTGGCTTGTCCATAAAACCACACAGTCCAAGAAGTGAAGGGAGCGTTGTAATCTAGCACAGACTCTTAGGCCGGACCTTTGGGAAAAGCTGAGGGAcagaaaagagaaatagagttcAAACACAGGACGAAAAACCGTTTGAAGCAGTAAAGACTTCCCACGTTACAGAAATGTTTTCAGACAATCGCTGCTGGGACACAATGAAACAAAGGAACTTTCCCATGGAGCGCAGCCATGCCTCTGAAAAGCTGCTAAACTGGTGCTTAGTCAGAGGCACGGCCTAAGAAAGGGACGGTTCAGACTCAGTGATTTGTTATCTGCGGTGTTCCACACTTACCCCAAAATAGTTGTTGGGCACAAAGCCCTCCCTGCCACAGAGGGACGCCCACCACCAGTCCACCCCCTCGGGCTTCTGGAGGATGGTCaccatgtctccctctctgaagCTCAGCTCGTCGGGGGCCTGGGATGAGTAGCCCCACAGGGCATAGAGCACGCCGCTGTTCTCCACACCCATAGCGTCTTCCACGCCTGAGGTGagtcaggcacacacaggcacacacacacacacacacacacacacacacacgcacatacacaaacacacataccagaCAGCTGAGAAAGCGTGAAAGTATTTGTTTTTACTGTACTGCTTTGTAAATTGCATTTAAACTATTTTTTTCATGAAGACACCTGGCCAGTAAAAACTAGATAGAACTAGAACTAATTTTGTTTTGAACACAGGTGTAtacaaatgtaaataaaaaggGATAAGTGTTACCTGCCAGTCTAGAGGTTAGACACACAACAAAGAGTTGAGGTTGAAAACCTCCAAAAAGGCAAACGAACGAAATCTTGGTCAAACTTTTAAAgtgaatattttttaaaaagtggatATATAATATTAAGaataaaaagaacaaaaaaagttAGCTCAGAAATCATAagtacaaacataaacaaaggtAACGCAGTAGAAACATTATCTGAAAACAAGGCCTAAAGTCCAAGGCCATGCCAGTCTCTCACTCTGCTGATTCCGGCAATGTCGACAAAAGCTGCTGGGCGGAGCTTGGCACCCGATAATTCACCACCGAATTccgtaaacacacaaacaatgaacTCTCAGGCTATGAAgcatgttttacacatgtagtgGTGTGTGGCACCTCACCCCTGAGGAAGTTCTCACACTCCTCATAGCCAGGAGCGTAGGGGTCACATTTCTGAGCAGCAGTCGCCCAATCACTCTCCGTCACCGCCATCACCGCCGCTCCACTCCGCACCAGGTACTCACACAGGGTCTTATCATTGCAGGAGGCCGCACAGTGCAGCGGGGTCctgccaggacacacacacacacacacacacacacacacacagagagtatgCATTCAATACACGCCCTCATAAATACAGCACAAGTCTCACATTAGGACAATGTAGaataaaacaaatgcacagcacAAAAATACTAAGCATATACAAGACATAAAGACACCCTTACTACTACTAGGGTCTAATTTAAACCATTTAAACAATGGATTGTACAAGCACAACAGGTCATTTCAAATCACCTCAGCAAGGTCTTGACACACCCCATCATTcaataagacaaaaaaagactaGCAAAAGCGTTCATCTTActaagtacatacagtacatccatgcTAAAGTCACATTTTCTAATATTAATCTATTTTAAATAATCACCCATGTATGTAGTATAGAAAATCATGCAGTTAAAATGTAGAAGTTAAACACAGATATACAATACACTGAGATATCTGTAATGACCCATATACAAATTGAGCACCAAAACAGAaatatcctcacacacacacacaggtaaaaatacatcaaaaatgtattttaaaataaaaaatcaaataCCCTTTGCTAACCTTCCATTTCCGTGTATTtaatctattccttcatcagtaCACTGACTCTGCTGATGAAGTGCACTGTGTTCGAGAacaacagcttttctctgccaATGAGACATGCCACAAATCTGCAGTCACCAGATCAACTTATGCTGACCTGCTTGTTAGATCTCATAGCCTAAATACTATCAGAGATGTCCTCAAAAAGTCACTGAAATGAAACTGAACTGTCAAGTTGTACAAACTATCCACCGGACCTATTGAAAGACACAGAATGTGGGCTATAACCTTAAAATAATGGTTTCAAACTCATGGTACACTGACATATAATGAAGTGTCTGACATTGTCAAGGCATGCCCAGAATgcttgatatactgtagcactagTTCTGGCCAGGGCACTACCAGTTCTGCTCGAAATCACTGTCTGAGGGGGCCAACCAGGGAGGCTGTCGAGGAGTATCGGGACTTTAAAATGCAAGGGGCAAGGGAAGGGTACTGCCTGAAGAAACTCGTCATCACAGCGCAGGCAACACGTTTTTACCTACTTCGGCAGAATGCGAGAGAGGATTCTCTGCGCTTAATGACATCGATGACAAAGCCCGAAATCGtaaaagtgcgtcaaaaaacacacccattcttctctgttacattgctccgtgattattagttgcagcgagatgagacctttattgcacgaaagagcagaagcggggctttccaacgagactagacacttgtctgtacgatcaagtatgaagttaaatcaaagtatatcatatttacagtctatattgctctgcgttcacccgtgcatccattactctcgcttgaatcACTCGCGAACCCGGCATCGCCCAGACAtgccacgcatatcaaatgaaagaggagaaacatagttttccattgataccaaatacatcgatcctttgGTGTTacaaaaacagacgaagtgacaaacaaataataatgtcatatagctcatgcgaccattactctcgtttgatttaccaccaagcatgcatttgaaaacatcactgcacgcaattggataacaccacAACCAACGTTTAgagactgattccggactttgaTGTTGCAGCTGGGCTCCAGGGGCATGGGTAAATGAGCTTCATTACTGCTGCAAGAGTGACTTGCTGACCACATTCATATTGTGCTCTcttgagaactctggatttccagggtagcgTTATGGAATGTGTTTTCAGATTGGATGCCATCCAATGTTTGATCCTGTTGGGAATTTGCATGTGTATACTGGTGATTAGCCGTGTGAGGCGCCTGTGGCTGGGGAGGTGACAACCAACTGAAAGACATTCTGTATTGCCCCAGTTCCAAAGAAGAGCTCGATCATCTGGGCAGGGCAAAATCACATACCCACAACGTCACCTGTGGTGTCCCTCAGGGTTCTGTGCTGGGCCCCACCCTCTTCACCATCTACATGCTCCCCCTCGGCAATATCATTAGCAGACACGGAATAACTTTCCACtgttatgctgatgacacacagctctaccTCAGGACAACCCCCACTTCATCTGCTCCCCTGCCaacatccacactgaccacatGTCTGGAGGAGATAGAGGCTTGGATGAAGCTCAACTTCCTTCAATTGAACAGCTCTAAAACAGAAGCAATTCTAGTTGGCTCATCACATCAGCTCCGCTCTTCCACCATCAAAAATATCACCTTCTCTGGACAAAACATCTCCCTGTCAACATCTGTCACCAACTTGGGTGTTAAAATGGACCCACAACTGACTTTTGACACCCACATCAAACATCTCTGCAAGACTTCATTTTACCACCTCAAGAACATTGCCAAACTCCGTCCAACTCTCACCCTGGGCGATGCAGAGAAGCTCATCCACGCCTTTGTTTcctccaggctggactattgcaatGCACTCCTCATTGGGATCTCTGgcaagagcatccagagacttcaatacatccagaacagtgctgccaggatcctgatgagggtgcgCAAGCATGAACATATCACCCCCATTCTAAAaagtctccactggctcccggttAATTTCAGAATAGAGTATAAGATCACACTCCTCACCCACCAGTGCATATATGGACATGCTCCCCTCTACCTACAGGAACTCCTCACCCCCCAGACCTCCTCACGCCCCCTGCGGTCAACAATCATTAATACCCTCCAAATCTCCAGAACCAAGCTCCACAGGATGGGTGACAGAgctttctctgctgctgctcccaggctatggaatgccctccctgacgtcctgagggccccacagacattgaacacttttaaaaaaactttgaaaacatatctttttaaaaaagctttctgttaaatgtattttgttgatgtgtgtgtgtgttgtatgtgtgtgtttgtgtttgtgtgtgtgtgtgtgtgtgtgtgtgtgtgtgtgtgtatattttatacacgtatgtgtgagtgtgtgtgtgtgtgtgtgcgcgtgtgtgtgtgtgtgtgtgtatgtatataatctattttaaattgcattattttttatctgtctttatctgttatccatttgcattataattttgtagcactttgagattgtccataatataaagtgcaatacaaataaaatgtattattattattattattatcttcctgaatctcaacATTCTGATCACAAGTCTGTGCAAACTAGTCAGCACCAGTCATACCCAGCGGGCAAATcccctgggtggccaacccggtcaataagctgctgtttgtgtgttatcaccctCATCACCCTCTTTACATTAATCgttttgcacttttatgatgtcatcacatcatcaaaaatatttggcagtatttttaaaccacacacacacacacacacacacacacacacacacacttaccagccATGGCTGTCAGGTGCACTAACATTAGCTCCAATCCGTACCAGGAAGTCAACTACTGAGTAATGGCCTCCACAGATGGCATTGTGTAGAGCGGTGATGCCCTCATCATTTGACTGACTGGGGTTACTCATcttccaacacacaaacacacaaacacacaaaatcagtACAAATTCTCACATCTGAATAGGCCCACAATATCAGCTCAGTCTGATGttttagacgtgtgtgtgtgtgtgtgtgtgtgtgtgtgtgtgtgtgtgtgttacctcctGCACTGCTCTCTGCACAGTGTCCAGCTCCCCCACCAGAGCTccgtccagcagcagcaccaggggGCTGAGGCGAGCGTGACGGCCGGAGCTCTTCTGGCTCCTCCGCCTCAAGATGGAGTTCAGACCCTGACacagagggacggagagagctTAGAACCAAGATAGAGTTCAGACCCTGACacagagggacggagagagctTAGAACCAAGATAGAGTTCAGACCCTGACacagagggacggagagagctTAGAACCCAGATAGAGTTCAGACCCTGACacagagggacggagagagctTAGAACCAAGATAGAGTTCAGACCCTGACACAGGGGCACAGAGAGAGCTTAGAACCAAGATGGAGTTCAGACCCtgacacagaggcacagagagagcttAGAACCAAGATGGAGTTCAGACCCTGACACAGAGGGGCGGAGAGAGCTTAGAACCAAGATAGAGTTCAGACCCTGACACAGAGGGGCGGAGAGAGCTTAGAACCAAGCTGCACCACAGTGAACTTGAGGTGACAGGCAACGTGACAAATTTAGACACTAGAGTTTGCTGTGAGCTGGAATTGTGGTCACAGTCTATAGCAGGGGTGGGCAAACTAGGACCTGCGGGTTGGATCAGTCCCGCCACACACTTCAATCCGGCCTGCCAAGCATTTAATTAGGTTATCATAGGCTGCTCGCTCATTTTTCTTGTCTGCGATGGACAACTTTGTGGTTAGCTTTACTGCAAGCTGCTTTTCACTGTTCACATGTACAATGTCAATGCCAAAATAGCATGTTACTCATGATGCTTTGTAATCTCCATTGCAGCAGATGTAACTGGAACATGACGTTACTCCAATTGGGAACGTGTTTTAGCGTgcacgagagggagagacagagcagcagGTTCCAACTGGCTTGTCATTGATGTACTAAAAAGGAAATCATGAAGGCAACAGTAGTTGCCATTACTGAACATGTGTAAACTGTGAGGGGGCACAGACATAGGCACAGAACTAGCCATGGGCTATATGTTTGAGTGGAGATTACAAAAGACCATTGAGAACTGAATGTGTACAATGCTCTTAAAGATTAAATGAAGCATCAAATTAGCAGTATTTCTTAAGGAATTAATATTCTAAAACAaaagtatttattcatttaaatgatatgtggtatgtgtgtgtatgtatatatatatatatttttgctggtgtggtgtgagagTTGAGGCCCGCCGGGCAATTTTTAAAACCCAATGTGGCTCTTGAGCCAAAAAGTGTGCCCACCCCTGGTCTATAGGGTAGGAAGGTGTGACAATATTGGTGCTATAAAATCAGGCGCCAATTGTTACCTTGTGCTCATTGGTGCCGGTTATGTTTGTGAGAGGGGAAGTGCTTGCTGTGGGAGATGGTgagccttcctctccatctgAGGAGCTGCTGTAGTCGCTGCCTGTTTCTCCCTTGACACGTAGGCCCTTCCGGTGGAACAGCTTGTTGATCATCTGCTTGTACTGGTTGGGCTGAATGACGAGGCTCTTCCTCAGAGGCTGGGACTGCTCCACTGAGCCACGGCGCTTCAGCGCTCTGGGGATCTCCGAGCGGATGCGCAGCACCTCCTCCAGGTTGGGCACGGGCTGGCTCTGTGGCGCCAGCACAGGCTGCAGGCGCGTGGGACTGAGGGGCCGAGGGGGCGGGACCACCTTAGGCTTTTGCTCGCTCATCCCAGCGGTCTCCGGACCCTGTCCAGTGAAATGAACCGGACCCTCCTGCATGAAATGAGAGGCTCCCATCGCCGGGTCCAGACCTTCCACTTCAGAGTCCACCTCAAATGGTCTCAACTCTATACAGAGACAGGGGGTCATGGTCAGTTGTTAATAACTTACACCTACACTTAAACCCCCATGAGTATGGAATATGTCTGACTAAATTCAATTGAAATTTGAGGTCTTAATCGTTTTGAAGTCGTCCAAAGTCGTCCCTAAACATGACTTTACATTTAGTATCTAGTAGATTAGTAGATCTCTGCATTTTTTGGATCTCTGCATGCAGTCTCTACattttatcccaatttgtgaattagtgaacacacacagcatgcagtgaatacccagtgaggtgaagcacacaccaagccagagcagtgagctgcctgcccaacagcagtGTGGGGttagatgccttgctcaagggcacttcagccgtggactggtcggggatcgaactgggaaccctccggttacaagctcgaagccccaACCattaggccacggctgccccatttACTCTAGAAGGACCATGACTGTGTGCCTACAGTATTTTCTGCACTTGTGCCTCTACCTTCTCCATAGTAGTTTCGCTGCTGGCGTTCCAGGGTGGAGTACTGCGGCTGGAAGTCTCTGGTGGGGAAGTGCTGGACGAAGAAGGCTGGGTCCATCTCAGGCCCTGGGTATCTTGGGTAATGGGTCACGGCAGTAGCATGAGGGTTTTGGAGCCTCATGATGACGGACAGAGGGATTGGCTGATGCTGCCGCGCTTTTGGTGCGGTGGGTGGAATGGAGATGCGTGATATAATTGGCTGGTCAGGGGAGacggatatgtgtgtgtttcttggcaAAGAGCCGTGATGTGATGGCACCTGAGAAAGAACAAGATGAGGATGGGTGGTTATTTCACCGACAAGGGACTGGACAGCAACTTTTccaatatacagtaaatgtattCATAGTCCTCACATTACATACATTTCATCAATTTCCAAGCAGTAAACACCCCATATGTTGATTTTTAGGGAGTTTGAAAAAGGATATGACACCTTTGAGTACACATTCTTTTAGTGTTTCTGTGTCTACTGACAGAAGTGATACACCAATCCAAGCACCCATATCTGTATAGCTAGCCATTGCCATTTATACTCATTTGGATCATTTTCAGCACATTCCTGAATATTCTACTGAAGAAAatgtaagtctgtgtgtttcAATCCAATGCCTGGCAGCTTTAAGCACCAACTAAAGTCACAACAAATGTGAATAAAACTCCAAAACTAATAACCTTAGTTGTGTTATGCCTTATGCCTACTGCTTATATCTTAATCCATTCCCTTGTCACAAACTGAATTTGCTTGTATAGGATCCTATCAagcttttttttattcaaagggTCTATTTTAAACTTGTTTTCAAATTGAAGGAAAATAGTCCAACCAGTCAGGCCGTTATCACGCGATAAAACATTGGTTCAGTGTTCTTCTAGCACATACAAAATGGGAAATGGGACACCAACCAAAATGCCACAGTAGGAGCAGGTTCACAAACCTTTCTGGAAGCAGGAGGAGGGCCATCCAGGTTGGACTCTGCCCAGTTGCGGTTGGGTAAAGATGGCCTCAACCACTCAGTCTCTGGAATGGGAGTAAAATTGTAATTTTTTTCTTAACAGCAGATTGTTACAAAACTTTGgagggagaaggaagagaaacACTGCCAAATGTTTACATAAGGGTAGATAGTGCAAGATGTCTATACGTAGATTAGAGATACAGTATAGTGGAGCTTGAGATAAGGCAACATATTTAGGTAAAGTGTAGGTCATGTTCAGGCAAGAACTACGTTGAAGTAATAGGACTTAACCAGACTTACTATCATAAGTGTGATGAGGTTTTTTCTCATATGAAACATCTAGGTCTGATTCATTCCAGTTGGTATGCAGTTTCGGTCTGTGAGACTCctctaaaaaaataaaaagagggCAAAGTTCAATTGGTTGTTTTTGATAGGATGTGAACATAGTTATCAACCTTAcaagataacacagacacagggcaTTCACACATTTAGAAAATCATCTTATCATATGTTGTTCACGAGTGTTTCCTTACCTGTTTGTTTGAATGGCATAAAGTTCCGTGGCAGGGTGTTAGCAGCTGATTGGATGAAGGGCTGAGGGGAGGCGCTTCTGCGTGGCGATTGACGACCCGAATGAAAGGGGTCCATAGTGGGGGTGGAGAGTCGAATCATACCGGAAGATGGATCAAATGTTGGAGTTCCAGGATTTGAAACAGGGCTGTAACTGAGAGTCCCACGAGAGTTGTTACGCCTATGAGTGCGGGGTGACTGATTTGGAGAGCTTAGCTGACCATAGGCATAGTTGGAGGGCGACGGACTCCGACCACGTCTCCGAGTACTGGGAGATTGGTTGGGGCTCAGCTGACTCCGCCGAGCCGGTGCCAGATCCGTCGGGGTCAACCTGTTTGAGCTAATGGAGTCTCCGGACCCTGGCCCGGGTCTGTAGGTGCTGATGTTGGGCGCGTATGCCAAGGAGCtggccgtgctgctgctgctccctccTGACCCCTCCTGCTCAAACGAGGGAGGCGTGGGGCTGCTGCTGATCACGTTGATCCTCATGCTGGGCTCACTGGGCAGCTGCTGGAGAAATAACAAGCAGCACACCACGCTTCAATGTCTAATTCTAATGTCAGAGAGGAGCACAGGGGAACATCTTCTTGACATGTCAACTGATTTCTAGGGACTTTTCAAAGGAAGTTGTACATGGATGTAAAATGAAATGTGATACCtgtggagtgtttgtgttgggggAAACCTCCTTCAGCAGGGAATCAAATTCACGAGACAATTCATCAGCAGTGGCCAGTGATGCATTCAGTTCTTCATTCATAGACtggactgtacacacacaggcatttcaCAGGTTAACACAACTGACCATCAACAAATAAGTCAGCAATGTCAGTGTTGTTAAGGTCAATGTCTTAAATAAATGCACAGAACGATAAATTAGTAAATAAATCTTgaatatgcacatacagtatatgtacaatGTGTGATTACAACAACACAAGATGAATTTTGGTAAGATATGTAGTCAAGCACTCACACAGCATACTGCTGCCATAGCTGGCCTGTGACGCCATGGCTGTTGATAGTGACAGCGGACCTCTGGTTCTCACACCTTTGGACAGAAAGGGGACAGACATCAATTATCCTGCTCAGGCCAGACCCACTAGGCTCAGGCCATCAAGCCACTAGTGGTAGGCAGAGTACTGAAAATCTTTACTCAAGGTAAAGTACAATTACTCCCTTTAAAAATGACTCAAGTAAAAGTGAAAATTCCCTTTTGAGAAATCGGACTCAAGTGAAAGTAAAAAAGTATGTTGTATGAAGTACTCTAAGTATACATTTTTTAATTATCAGTAGGTGAAGCAGGTTCAGAGGATCAATCAATGATTCCCCCCACTATCTACCCCTCACTCCACCCATACCTTTCTCTGTCTATTTTACCATCTCAATGATGACTAATTAAATTACCTTGATCGCAAACCACTTATCTGGAACATTATGTGCAAATACTTTGCTGATCTGAGAACACTGTCAACAAGGTTTTCTTATTGGTAGCTTATAAATGTGCTGTGTTTCTCTGATCTCTGCTTGTCTTAAAATAGGCTTGTTTTTCTGAACAATTAGCTATGTAGCTTGTAACCCTAGCGCATGTAAGCAGGTAGTCTAATCGTGCTCTTTGCCATTATTTTTTGTAAGTCATCATCATTTTGTCCGAATTGTGGTCTATGATAAGCAgtacttttgtttttattggagGCAGCTAGCAC
The Sardina pilchardus chromosome 13, fSarPil1.1, whole genome shotgun sequence genome window above contains:
- the ppp1r13l gene encoding relA-associated inhibitor isoform X1 yields the protein MWGVRTRGPLSLSTAMASQASYGSSMLFQSMNEELNASLATADELSREFDSLLKEVSPNTNTPQQLPSEPSMRINVISSSPTPPSFEQEGSGGSSSSTASSLAYAPNISTYRPGPGSGDSISSNRLTPTDLAPARRSQLSPNQSPSTRRRGRSPSPSNYAYGQLSSPNQSPRTHRRNNSRGTLSYSPVSNPGTPTFDPSSGMIRLSTPTMDPFHSGRQSPRRSASPQPFIQSAANTLPRNFMPFKQTEESHRPKLHTNWNESDLDVSYEKKPHHTYDKTEWLRPSLPNRNWAESNLDGPPPASRKVPSHHGSLPRNTHISVSPDQPIISRISIPPTAPKARQHQPIPLSVIMRLQNPHATAVTHYPRYPGPEMDPAFFVQHFPTRDFQPQYSTLERQQRNYYGEELRPFEVDSEVEGLDPAMGASHFMQEGPVHFTGQGPETAGMSEQKPKVVPPPRPLSPTRLQPVLAPQSQPVPNLEEVLRIRSEIPRALKRRGSVEQSQPLRKSLVIQPNQYKQMINKLFHRKGLRVKGETGSDYSSSSDGEEGSPSPTASTSPLTNITGTNEHKGLNSILRRRSQKSSGRHARLSPLVLLLDGALVGELDTVQRAVQEMSNPSQSNDEGITALHNAICGGHYSVVDFLVRIGANVSAPDSHGWTPLHCAASCNDKTLCEYLVRSGAAVMAVTESDWATAAQKCDPYAPGYEECENFLRGVEDAMGVENSGVLYALWGYSSQAPDELSFREGDMVTILQKPEGVDWWWASLCGREGFVPNNYFGLFPKVRPKSLC
- the ppp1r13l gene encoding relA-associated inhibitor isoform X3; the protein is MWGVRTRGPLSLSTAMASQASYGSSMLFQSMNEELNASLATADELSREFDSLLKEVSPNTNTPQLPSEPSMRINVISSSPTPPSFEQEGSGGSSSSTASSLAYAPNISTYRPGPGSGDSISSNRLTPTDLAPARRSQLSPNQSPSTRRRGRSPSPSNYAYGQLSSPNQSPRTHRRNNSRGTLSYSPVSNPGTPTFDPSSGMIRLSTPTMDPFHSGRQSPRRSASPQPFIQSAANTLPRNFMPFKQTEESHRPKLHTNWNESDLDVSYEKKPHHTYDKTEWLRPSLPNRNWAESNLDGPPPASRKVPSHHGSLPRNTHISVSPDQPIISRISIPPTAPKARQHQPIPLSVIMRLQNPHATAVTHYPRYPGPEMDPAFFVQHFPTRDFQPQYSTLERQQRNYYGEELRPFEVDSEVEGLDPAMGASHFMQEGPVHFTGQGPETAGMSEQKPKVVPPPRPLSPTRLQPVLAPQSQPVPNLEEVLRIRSEIPRALKRRGSVEQSQPLRKSLVIQPNQYKQMINKLFHRKGLRVKGETGSDYSSSSDGEEGSPSPTASTSPLTNITGTNEHKGLNSILRRRSQKSSGRHARLSPLVLLLDGALVGELDTVQRAVQEMSNPSQSNDEGITALHNAICGGHYSVVDFLVRIGANVSAPDSHGWTPLHCAASCNDKTLCEYLVRSGAAVMAVTESDWATAAQKCDPYAPGYEECENFLRGVEDAMGVENSGVLYALWGYSSQAPDELSFREGDMVTILQKPEGVDWWWASLCGREGFVPNNYFGLFPKVRPKSLC
- the ppp1r13l gene encoding relA-associated inhibitor isoform X4; translated protein: MASQASYGSSMLFQSMNEELNASLATADELSREFDSLLKEVSPNTNTPQQLPSEPSMRINVISSSPTPPSFEQEGSGGSSSSTASSLAYAPNISTYRPGPGSGDSISSNRLTPTDLAPARRSQLSPNQSPSTRRRGRSPSPSNYAYGQLSSPNQSPRTHRRNNSRGTLSYSPVSNPGTPTFDPSSGMIRLSTPTMDPFHSGRQSPRRSASPQPFIQSAANTLPRNFMPFKQTEESHRPKLHTNWNESDLDVSYEKKPHHTYDKTEWLRPSLPNRNWAESNLDGPPPASRKVPSHHGSLPRNTHISVSPDQPIISRISIPPTAPKARQHQPIPLSVIMRLQNPHATAVTHYPRYPGPEMDPAFFVQHFPTRDFQPQYSTLERQQRNYYGEELRPFEVDSEVEGLDPAMGASHFMQEGPVHFTGQGPETAGMSEQKPKVVPPPRPLSPTRLQPVLAPQSQPVPNLEEVLRIRSEIPRALKRRGSVEQSQPLRKSLVIQPNQYKQMINKLFHRKGLRVKGETGSDYSSSSDGEEGSPSPTASTSPLTNITGTNEHKGLNSILRRRSQKSSGRHARLSPLVLLLDGALVGELDTVQRAVQEMSNPSQSNDEGITALHNAICGGHYSVVDFLVRIGANVSAPDSHGWTPLHCAASCNDKTLCEYLVRSGAAVMAVTESDWATAAQKCDPYAPGYEECENFLRGVEDAMGVENSGVLYALWGYSSQAPDELSFREGDMVTILQKPEGVDWWWASLCGREGFVPNNYFGLFPKVRPKSLC
- the ppp1r13l gene encoding relA-associated inhibitor isoform X2; the protein is MPGVRTRGPLSLSTAMASQASYGSSMLFQSMNEELNASLATADELSREFDSLLKEVSPNTNTPQQLPSEPSMRINVISSSPTPPSFEQEGSGGSSSSTASSLAYAPNISTYRPGPGSGDSISSNRLTPTDLAPARRSQLSPNQSPSTRRRGRSPSPSNYAYGQLSSPNQSPRTHRRNNSRGTLSYSPVSNPGTPTFDPSSGMIRLSTPTMDPFHSGRQSPRRSASPQPFIQSAANTLPRNFMPFKQTEESHRPKLHTNWNESDLDVSYEKKPHHTYDKTEWLRPSLPNRNWAESNLDGPPPASRKVPSHHGSLPRNTHISVSPDQPIISRISIPPTAPKARQHQPIPLSVIMRLQNPHATAVTHYPRYPGPEMDPAFFVQHFPTRDFQPQYSTLERQQRNYYGEELRPFEVDSEVEGLDPAMGASHFMQEGPVHFTGQGPETAGMSEQKPKVVPPPRPLSPTRLQPVLAPQSQPVPNLEEVLRIRSEIPRALKRRGSVEQSQPLRKSLVIQPNQYKQMINKLFHRKGLRVKGETGSDYSSSSDGEEGSPSPTASTSPLTNITGTNEHKGLNSILRRRSQKSSGRHARLSPLVLLLDGALVGELDTVQRAVQEMSNPSQSNDEGITALHNAICGGHYSVVDFLVRIGANVSAPDSHGWTPLHCAASCNDKTLCEYLVRSGAAVMAVTESDWATAAQKCDPYAPGYEECENFLRGVEDAMGVENSGVLYALWGYSSQAPDELSFREGDMVTILQKPEGVDWWWASLCGREGFVPNNYFGLFPKVRPKSLC